The Ornithinimicrobium faecis region CACTCGGCATCAGGGAGGTTCGCAGCCGCACCATCCTCGGGAGTGAGGTCAGAGGACGGGGCACACAGACCGTCAGCAGCGGCGGCGTTCCAGGCGGCGAGGTAGGCGCGGATGGTGTGATGCGACTTCTTCATCAGGTCGGCCGCGCGATGAACTCCGAGCTTGGAAACCTGGGCCTGCGGCCCACCTTTTGTGGGTCGCCCCGTATTTGCGTCAACCTCGACCGACGCCGCGATGAGGCGCGCCACGGTCCAGCCGGTGCGCTCCATCGTGTCGGCAGCGAGGCGGAGGTTCGACGGCTCGCGCTCGTTGGCCCGACGACAAACAGCACCCCCCACCGGCCCCGGCGAGGGGTGCTGCGTCTATGTGAGCCGGTCAGTAGTCAGGCGACCAGCCCGGCCGCGGCCTCGGTGGACAGTCAGCGCGCCGGCCCTCGAGGTAGTCCACCCGGTCACCCTCGCCGTTGCCGGTAAGAAACACTCTCGACCACGGGTGGCGCGTGCGGGCCAGGTTACGGGCGTTCATGGCGGGTCGGTCCTCCCGTGCCCAGCCGGTATCTAGTGCCCACTGGTCGACAGCCTCAGCCCAACGTCGCCTGGCGCGCATCGCCGGCCACTGTGGCTCGTGGCGTTGGTAGTCCGGCGGCGTGCCCGTGCACCAGTCCTCGATGCACGGCCCAGCGGCCAACTCGGGCGGTAGTTCGTCCGGTGCCGGTGCCCGCAGCTCGTGCGGACGACGGCGGCGGGCCACGCCTCACCCCTCCTTCACGTGGTGGCGCCACCGGACCTGGGCGGCCCTCTTGCCCCGCATCTGTGCCGCGGTGGGGATCGGCGTGTCGTCGGCGTCCGGCAGCTGCAACGCAGACACCAGCCGGTGCAGCGCCAGCCGTTGCCCACGAGACTCCGTGAGAGCAGGATTCACCACGGGTTGCCCCTGAGAGCCCTTCACCGTGGCCCCGTTCTCGGCCACCATCTCGGCCAGCCGGTCCAGGTCGTCAAGCGTGCGGCACG contains the following coding sequences:
- a CDS encoding terminase is translated as MSTQSTPRAPTGLGARGRRFWRGTVGEFDLSGAELEILAEACRTLDDLDRLAEMVAENGATVKGSQGQPVVNPALTESRGQRLALHRLVSALQLPDADDTPIPTAAQMRGKRAAQVRWRHHVKEG